A window of the Diabrotica undecimpunctata isolate CICGRU chromosome 1, icDiaUnde3, whole genome shotgun sequence genome harbors these coding sequences:
- the DENR gene encoding density-regulated protein homolog, producing MSVEEKLKQGPREGITYPLQVVYCGNCSMPIEYCEYYPEYEKCKHWLEVNLPSEFEKVKIGDDNPVEEEKKRQKRGGKGMIKTKKKEDGPKQVCVSRAPRGKKKSVTVVTGLSSFDIDLKVAAKFFGTKFACGSSVTGDDEIVIQGDVKDDLFDVIPEKWPEIDEDLIEDLGDQKR from the exons ATGTCTGTTGAAGAGAAATTGAAACAAGGTCCAAGAGAAGGAATTACGTACCCCTTACAAGTTGTGTATTGCGGTAATTGTTCAATGCCAATTGAG tacTGTGAGTACTATCCCGAATATGAAAAGTGCAAGCACTGGCTAGAAGTTAATTTACCATCAGAATTCGAAAAAGTAAAAATTGGCGATGATAATCCGGtcgaagaagagaagaaaagacagAAACGCGGAGGCAAGGGTAtgatcaaaacaaaaaaaaaggaggatGGTCCCAAACAAGTTTGTGTTTCGAGAGCTCCAAGAGGCAAAAAGAAGTCTGTTACTGTAGTTACAGGATTGAGTAGTTTTG ATATTGATTTGAAAGTGGCAGCCAAATTCTTTGGTACAAAATTTGCATGTGGTTCATCAGTCACAGGTGATGATGAAATTGTTATTCAAGGAGATGTTAAAGATGACTTGTTTGATGTTATTCCAGAGAAGTGGCCTGAA ATTGATGAGGATCTCATTGAAGACTTGGGTGACCAAAAGAGATaa
- the TyrRS-m gene encoding tyrosine--tRNA ligase, mitochondrial, with protein sequence MFIKFLLNHGKTSIVCYQRHYSNRNILKLKERGMFEDIFPDNSANIVTDLMNARPQTVYAGFDPTASSLHVGNLLILINLLHWQRGGHKTIALVGGATAKIGDPSGRNTEREEISKSFIAENIQGLCENIGTIFLNHEKFLWKENKSLKPVSILNNASWYQVMDPVDLIGGAGRYLRMGTLLSRTSVQTRLQSPVGMSFTEFSYQLFQAYDWLHLFKNHNCSFQIGGNDQMGNIMSGHELISKSCKKPVYGLTLPLVTSEMGDKFGKSAGNAVWLSEEKTSAFSFYQFWMRQPDSEVEKFLKLFTFDTIGSISDLMRQHKEKPELRLPQKRLAEQVTLLVHGEQGLEKAKKASEALYEANITALSEMNTKDIVQIFSGATIVEILPEAGQSILDLAIKAKCFPTKQDAVRIISAGGFYINHQKVNNPSEVINLSIHRLKNNSTLLRVGKRNYYIIKWI encoded by the exons atgtttataaaatttttattaaaccaTGGTAAAACCAGCATAGTTTGCTACCAGAGGCACTATTCCAATAGaaatatactaaaattaaaaGAGCGTGGCATGTTTGAGGATATTTTTCCAGATAATTCAGC GAATATAGTGACTGATTTAATGAATGCTCGCCCACAGACAGTTTACGCCGGTTTTGATCCCACAGCTAGTAGTTTACATGTAGGAAATTTGTTGATTCTTATTAATTTACTGCACTGGCAAAGAGGTGGACATAAAACAATAGCTttg GTTGGAGGTGCCACTGCCAAAATAGGTGATCCTAGTGGTCGTAATACAGAACGTGAAGAGATATCAAAATCTTTTATAGCAGAAAACATACAAGGACTTTGTGAGAATATTGGAACAATATTTTTGAATCATGAGAAGTTTTTATGGAAAGAAAACAAGTCCTTGAAACCTGTTAG TATACTCAACAATGCCAGTTGGTACCAAGTCATGGATCCAGTAGATCTGATTGGAGGTGCTGGAAGGTATTTGAGGATGGGAACATTGTTATCAAGGACCAGTGTTCAAACCAGGCTTCAGTCTCCTGTTGGTATGAGCTTTACAGAGTTCAGTTATCAACTGTTCCAAGCATATGATTGGTTGCATTTGTTTAAGAACCACAATTGTTCTTTTCAG ATAGGAGGTAATGACCAAATGGGAAATATCATGTCTGGCCATGAACTAATTAGTAAATCTTGCAAAAAACCTGTCTATG GTCTTACACTTCCACTAGTAACATCAGAAATGGGTGATAAATTTGGAAAATCAGCTGGTAATGCAGTATGGCTCTCTGAAGAAAAAACATCTGCTTTTTCATTCTACCAGTTTTGGATGAGACAACCAGACTCAGAAGTTGAAAAGTTTCTTAAACTTTTTACATTTGATACAATAGGCAGTATATCTGATTTAATGAGGCAGCACAAAGAAAAACCAGAATTAAGGCTTCCACAAAAGAGGCTTGCAGAGCAG gTAACTCTTCTAGTTCATGGGGAGCAAGGCCTAGAAAAAGCCAAAAAGGCAAGTGAAGCGTTATATGAAGCAAACATTACAGCTCTAAGTGAAATGAACACCAAAGATATAGTACAGATATTTAGTGGAGCTACAATAGTTGAAATTTTACCTGAAGCTGGACAAAGTATCTtagatttagctataaaagcAAAATGCTTTCCAACTAAAC aagaCGCTGTGAGGATAATTTCTGCAGGAGGATTTTATATTAATCATCAAAAAGTCAACAATCCTAGTGAGGTAATAAATCTGTCGATCCATAGACTGAAGAATAACTCTACGTTACTTAGGGTAGGAAAAAGAAACTATTATATTATTAAGTGGATTTAA
- the Polr3I gene encoding DNA-directed RNA polymerase III subunit RPC9 translates to MEIVNSNCASFSNYEVLKHLQTIKDGKRKHIGQLATITYETIRYLENTPSNDQTRDTIRDCMKDLAAFNLNKTEILMIINSPPTTALEIQLMVEESEERLTEEQVQDILNIVARHFPHIVKEQPEEDNEEEPE, encoded by the exons ATGGAAAT AGTTAATAGTAATTGTGCCTCATTTAGTAACTATGAGGTTTTAAAACATCTACAAACAATCAAAGACGGAAAAAGGAAACATATAGGACAACTTGCTACAATAACATACGAG ACTATAAGATACTTGGAAAACACTCCTTCAAATGACCAGACTCGGGATACGATCAGGGATTGTATGAAGGATTTGGCTGCTTTCAACCTGAACAAAACTGAGATTTTAATGATTATTAATTCACCTCCGACAACAGCTTTGGAGATTCAGTTG ATGGTTGAAGAAAGTGAGGAAAGGCTGACAGAGGAACAAGTTCAAGACATTTTGAATATAGTTGCCAGACATTTTCCACATATTGTAAAAGAACAACCAGAGGAAGACAATGAAGAAGAACCAGAGTGA